The sequence ATTTACCGCAAAACCATGCAAGGTGGCTGTGTAATTTGCATTGCCACTCGCATCCGACTTAATGTTCGGCAAATCACCAGCATGGTTCATGCCGCTATTTGGCATTCCGTGCGCTTTAGTTTCAGGATTGAAGTGGCCACCTGCACTCACTGCATCTGGCGAAGAGCAATCACCTTTTTCATGCACATGAAAGCCCTGCTCTGCATTTGGCTTCAGACCAGAAAATTTTCCATTAATCAATACATCATTCCCCTGCCAAACAAATGTCACTTCACCTTTTGCAGTAGAGCCTGACTTTGACTCTAGGC comes from Polynucleobacter sp. MWH-Svant-W18 and encodes:
- a CDS encoding superoxide dismutase family protein codes for the protein MNRKFKMISLGLSLAGLLALVACQSMEQGTGQKANASLESKSGSTAKGEVTFVWQGNDVLINGKFSGLKPNAEQGFHVHEKGDCSSPDAVSAGGHFNPETKAHGMPNSGMNHAGDLPNIKSDASGNANYTATLHGFAVNTGPTGIVGRSVVVHRDPDDYKSQPAGNSGPRIACGLIK